GCTTTCTCCTGAGTTTGTTCTGTCGAAATGGTATGCAGGTCTATACTCCTGGATAGGTCAAAAACGATATGCAGCGGAGCTGTAATTGCAGTTTTTAAACAGATTCTGGGCATTTTAATTATACACCCGGATAACGTTTCCCGTAACCTGGATTCGGTAAGGCTTTAGCGGATATTCAACATCGGCATTCGGAAGTCCGGTGAACAGACTGTACATCACATCATCACATGGGCAAACAGCATTGATTCCTTCAACTACAAGTCTCGAACAGCTACTGGCGTATTGATTGGGGCAGCTGGCATCATAAGCTTTGAAATTTCCGGCTCCGGCATTAAAAACAATAATACCGTTGGCACCGGCGCCATTAAGCGTAATCAGCTTGCCGTTTCCTGTATATTGCAGGTCGCTGTAAAGCGGAAGATTTAAATTGATATCGACGCTAAAAGAATAGTTGGGGATATAAGGATTCCGGTTGTTGATTTTGCTGTCGGAGCATGCTGAAATCGCAATGCCGATAAGCAAAAGGACAATAATCTTTTTCATAGCAAAAATTTCTGTTCTATAAATTTGTTGAAACAAATTTAATTTAATTAACTTTGGTTTTATATACTAGCAGTATTAAATATTAAATTGAATTAAAAATACTATCTTTGTGAAAAGAAATCCCGTCGTGATGGGATTTTTTCTATTTTATATAAACGACGAAATTATGAGTAACGTATCTTATTATACAGCGGAAGGCTTAAAAAAATTGAAAGAGGAACTGGAACAGCTAAAAAGTATTGAACGCCCAAAAGCGTCACAGGCTATTGCTGAAGCTAGAGATAAGGGAGACTTGTCTGAAAATGCAGAATATGATGCGGCTAAAGAAGCTCAGGGTTTGCTCGAAATGAGAATTTCAAAACTGGAAGAAGTCTATGCTAATGCACGTTTGATTGACGAGTCGCAGCTTGACGTGTCTAAAGTTTTGGTATTGTCCAATGTGAAAATCAAGAACCAGTCCAATGGTATGGAAATGAAATATACGCTTGTTGCAGAAAGCGAAGCCGACCTGAAATCGGGAAAAATTTCCGTGACATCACCAATCGGAAAAGGACTGCTTGGTAAATCGGTAGGCGAAATTGCAGAAATTACGGTGCCAAACGGTATCCTGAAATTTGAGATTTTAGAAATCACCAGAGACTAATACTAATCATTTAAAGTTTAATCCTAAATCTAAAAAGAATGAGCTCGATTTTCACTAAAATAGTCAACGGAGAAATTCCTGCCTATAAAATTACCGAAGATGCAGACTATCTTGCGTTTTTGGATGTGAATCCAAATGCCAAAGGTCATACTTTGTGCATTCCGAAAAAGGAAATCGACAAAATCTTTGATATGGATGAAGACCATTATTTGGGATTGATGAAATTTTCCAGAAAAGTAGCAAAAGCATTGGAAAAAACTGTGGTATGCAAAAGAATAGGTATGGCCGTAATAGGACTTGAAGTGCCTCATACGCACGTGCATTTGATTCCGCTTAACGAAATGGATGAAATGCGTTTCCAAAACAAAGTAAAACTGACTAAAGAAGAATTTGAAGCATTGGCTAAGGAAATCCAGGCCAATTTGTAAATTCTTTTTAAAAAGTATAAAAGCCGCAAATTCAATTTGAATTTGCGGCTTTTTTTATAGCTTTCTTAAGCTAACCAGCATACAGGTTCCCTTTCCTAATTCTGATGAAAATACTTTGATTCTTCCATCGTGGTATTCTTCAACAATTCTCTTTGTCAAGGAAAGTCCCAGTCCCCAACCGCGTTTTTTGGTCGTAAATCCGGGTTCGAAAATTTGTTTGAATTCTTTTTTAGGAATTCCTTTTCCGGAATCACTCACTTTTATCTTTACAAAACGGCTGTCTTCTTCAATAACAATCGATAAATCGCCGCGACCTTTCATGGCATCAATGGCATTCTTGACCAGATTTTCAATCGTCCAGCTATGCAATATCGGGTTGATTGAAGTCATGATAGGATGGTTTGGCGCCTTAAACGAAAAATTAATCTGGTTAGAAAATCTTGATTTCAAGTAGTCATACGACTGTTCTGTTTCTGCAATAATATCTTTTTCCTCCAAAACCGGTTCTGACCCTATTTTTGAAAACCGGTCTGCTATGGTCTGTAACCTTACAATATCTTTTTCCACTTCCGTAACGGTAGTTTCGTCAACATTGTCTGCTTTCATGATTTCAATCCATCCAAGCAATGAGGAAAGTGGCGTTCCAATTTGATGGGCCGTTTCTTTTGCCATACCCGCCCACAGCTTGTTTTGGGTAGCCATTCTGCTGGCGCGGTAGAAATTAAAAATTAAAAGCCCGAATAAAACCAGAATCAGAAACAGGGCTATAGGATAATATTTCAGGTTGTTTAAAAGTGATGAATTTCCATAATAGACATATTGGGTTTCTCCGGGTAATTCAAGAGCTATTGGCTCGTTTTCATTTTTGAAATTTTCAAAGAAAGCCTTGGCCTTAATAGAATCATTGGCAATTTCGTCATCAATATTTCTCATCCCTCTGATATTTCCATTCTGGTCTGTCCATACAATCGGGATAGTTGTGTTTTTATCAACAATCTGTCTTGGAAGTTCAATATCATCATTTTCCAAATCAGCGTTATTGATGGTTTTTAAGGAAGTAGCCCAAATTTGCATTTTGACATGTTCCTCGTTTTTAAAAATCTGGAAGAAAGTGTAAGTGTTCCAAAGAATCAGGGAAATGATAATAAAAGAGATTATGATAATAATCCAGCGAGTGACATTTCGTTTTTCAGAAAACTGCATAAATTTTATTTTGAGGTATAAATATAAGCAAAAGATATAAAGTCAAATTTTGAAACTGTTTATAAATCATAAACACTTCGCTTATTCTTCTTGATGCAATTTATTACTTTTGTTTAAACGCAGAATTTTATGATTAGTATAATACCGAAGGAAATCCCGACAGCAAAATTGCAGGGATATCTTCAGGGGTCAGTAGGACCAAGGCCAATAGCCTTTGCCAGCACGATGGACCATAACGGAAAACCGAATTTGTCACCGTTTAGTTTTTTTAATCTTTTCAGTGCGAATCCGCCAATTTTGATTTTTTCGCCCTCAAGGAGAGTCCGGGACAATACTATAAAACATACGCTGATTAATGCCGAAGCTACCCGTGAAGTAGTCATCAATGTTGTTACTTATGATATGGTACAACAAGCATCTTTGGCAAGTACAGAATATGGAGATGGAGTAAATGAGTTCTTAAAAGCCGGATTTACGGCTATTCCTTCGGATTTGGTAAAGCCTTATCGCGTAAAGGAATCTCCCGTACAGTTTGAATGCAAGATACAGGAAATTATCAGCCTTGGAACAGAAGGCGGAGCCGGAAATCTGATTATCTGTGAAATCGTTAAGATGCATATTGATGAGAAGATTTTAGATGAAAACGGAAGTGTGGACCAGCATAAAATCGATTTGGTTTCGCGTTTGGGAGGAAATTGGTATTCACGTTCGAATATGGGATTGTTTGAAGTTGAAAAACCATTGACAACCTTGGGTATTGGAGTAGACCAGATTCCGGATTTTATAAAAGAAAGCCCGGTTTTTGATGGTAATGATCTAGGCAAATTGGGGAATGTTGAAGCATTGCCTACAAGCGAAGAAGTTGCTATATTTGTAGACCAGAATTTTGCCGTAAAAGGAGTGTTAAGTTCTGACGATCAGGAAAAAGTGCATTTAAAGGCAAAGGAATATCTTGACAATAATGAAGTGATGGCGGCATGGAAAGTGCTGTTGTCTGAAAAAATATAATGAGACGGCTGAATTTACAAGCCATATAAATAACAAAAACAATAGAAGATTATGGAAGTTACAGGAAGAGTTAAGGTAATAAATGCCGAACAGCAAATTAGTGCGTCATTTAAAAAGAGAGAATTGGTCGTTACAACAGACGAACAGTATCCGCAACATATCATGATTGAGTTTACGCAGGATAAATGCGATTTGTTGAATAATTATACGCCAGGTGAACCTGTAAAGGTTTCAATCAACCTAAGAGGAAGAGAGTGGGTAAATCCACAAGGTGAAACCAAATATTTTAACAGCATCCAAGGCTGGAGAATTGAAAAATTGCAGCCTGAAGCACCTTCTGCTCAACAAGCACCGCCAATGCCAGCCAGAGAGGCTTTTGAGCCGGCAAATGA
This portion of the Flavobacterium lindanitolerans genome encodes:
- a CDS encoding Rieske (2Fe-2S) protein; the encoded protein is MKKIIVLLLIGIAISACSDSKINNRNPYIPNYSFSVDINLNLPLYSDLQYTGNGKLITLNGAGANGIIVFNAGAGNFKAYDASCPNQYASSCSRLVVEGINAVCPCDDVMYSLFTGLPNADVEYPLKPYRIQVTGNVIRVYN
- the greA gene encoding transcription elongation factor GreA, whose protein sequence is MSNVSYYTAEGLKKLKEELEQLKSIERPKASQAIAEARDKGDLSENAEYDAAKEAQGLLEMRISKLEEVYANARLIDESQLDVSKVLVLSNVKIKNQSNGMEMKYTLVAESEADLKSGKISVTSPIGKGLLGKSVGEIAEITVPNGILKFEILEITRD
- a CDS encoding HIT family protein, with the translated sequence MSSIFTKIVNGEIPAYKITEDADYLAFLDVNPNAKGHTLCIPKKEIDKIFDMDEDHYLGLMKFSRKVAKALEKTVVCKRIGMAVIGLEVPHTHVHLIPLNEMDEMRFQNKVKLTKEEFEALAKEIQANL
- a CDS encoding sensor histidine kinase; its protein translation is MQFSEKRNVTRWIIIIISFIIISLILWNTYTFFQIFKNEEHVKMQIWATSLKTINNADLENDDIELPRQIVDKNTTIPIVWTDQNGNIRGMRNIDDEIANDSIKAKAFFENFKNENEPIALELPGETQYVYYGNSSLLNNLKYYPIALFLILVLFGLLIFNFYRASRMATQNKLWAGMAKETAHQIGTPLSSLLGWIEIMKADNVDETTVTEVEKDIVRLQTIADRFSKIGSEPVLEEKDIIAETEQSYDYLKSRFSNQINFSFKAPNHPIMTSINPILHSWTIENLVKNAIDAMKGRGDLSIVIEEDSRFVKIKVSDSGKGIPKKEFKQIFEPGFTTKKRGWGLGLSLTKRIVEEYHDGRIKVFSSELGKGTCMLVSLRKL
- a CDS encoding flavin reductase family protein, translating into MISIIPKEIPTAKLQGYLQGSVGPRPIAFASTMDHNGKPNLSPFSFFNLFSANPPILIFSPSRRVRDNTIKHTLINAEATREVVINVVTYDMVQQASLASTEYGDGVNEFLKAGFTAIPSDLVKPYRVKESPVQFECKIQEIISLGTEGGAGNLIICEIVKMHIDEKILDENGSVDQHKIDLVSRLGGNWYSRSNMGLFEVEKPLTTLGIGVDQIPDFIKESPVFDGNDLGKLGNVEALPTSEEVAIFVDQNFAVKGVLSSDDQEKVHLKAKEYLDNNEVMAAWKVLLSEKI
- a CDS encoding DUF3127 domain-containing protein — protein: MEVTGRVKVINAEQQISASFKKRELVVTTDEQYPQHIMIEFTQDKCDLLNNYTPGEPVKVSINLRGREWVNPQGETKYFNSIQGWRIEKLQPEAPSAQQAPPMPAREAFEPANDYKEEEHDDLPF